The sequence below is a genomic window from Brevibacillus laterosporus.
TGATTGGATGAAAAGAATGCAGGAAGTAAAACAGGAAGCTTTGTCAGCGTGGGGGGAAATTGATAATACAGAGGCGCCTGTTCGAAGCATGTTGAAGGAAATCGAACATGAATTTGGCGAGCATGTCATCTTAGTTCAAGATAATGGATTGCATGACATGTGGGGGTATTCGTATCCCGTGTACACGGTTGTGCCTCCAAGTCGTACGGTTGTTCCTGGTGAACAAACTGCCTTGGGTTTGCCTATGGGTATATCATTAGGGGCTAAGATTGCTGATAGAAAAGCCAACGTCGTTGCTTTTCTCGGTGATGGCTCATTTGAAATGGGGTACTCGGCTGTCGGTAGCGCCGCTGAGCATCAACTGGGTATCACCTTTATTGTGATCAATAATGGAGGTTTCTCGTGGCCAAGATTTCAGCAAAGCTTGAGCAACGTGGAAGTAGGTTGTTCCTTTCAAATAGAGCATGATTATGCTGCTCTGACGAGATCGGTTGGTGGCTATTATGCAAAATTGACTCATCCAAATGATTACCAGAAGGCATTGAAAGAATCAAGGCTATATACGCAACAAAACAAGATTGCTTTGTTAGAGCTGGTAGTTACCTGGGATCAAGATTTGCCGATTACGGTGATGCTGCAGTATGGAGACAAGGAACATTAATCATGTCTCATGGGAGTATTTGCTTGAAAATGATGCATTCAGACGTATCAATAAGCTAGGAGGAATCCAATGAATCTAGCTATTCCCACACACCACCCTGTCATGTATAACAAGCGTAAGGAATTCTTGGACTGCTTGGAGTACCTGATTTGCTCTTATATTCAAGGATTTGGAGTGCCATATCACTGGCTTTTGTCCGACAGATGGGGATTTTATTATCGGAGCATGGATGATTTTACAGCAGCAAAGGAAGAGGTTTTGGTGCCTTTTCCGGATACGTTACAAAAAATTTATTCGGCAGAATTCCTTCATTACGAAAAGCGTGAGCTGTTGGATGTAGTAATAGAGACCATCAAGCAAAATCGACATCTTTTTACCGTGGTAGATGGTAGGTTTTTACCGTGGTATACGGATATGGAAATCTTCTCCCATTTTGTTTTAATTCAGGATTATGATTCAACAACCGAGCGTTTTTATATAACTGATTTGTGGCCATACGAATTTTCAGATTGGTTCCCGATTGATCCTACCAAACAATCCTACGAAGTGGAAGGAAAGTACAGCTTTGCATTGACCGAGCCATCGTTACAAATCAGTGAAGAACTGCTTCTACAGCAATTTCGTTCCGTATGTGACAAGATTACTGGTACAGATACCGGATATGTTGGCTATCTTAGCGGACAACAAGCATTGCTTACATGTCAGCAAGATATGAGATTGCTCGGAAAAGATCTGGGGCTTCATTTGGATAAAATGTTTGAAATGTTAAAACGAGTATTGAACTATCGGGATGGTTTTCTGGAGTTCGTTTTATATGCAGAACAGGATCAAACAAGTCCAGTGCGCAATGAAATAGACCCTGATCTTATTGTTTTGGTAGAAGAGACGGTAAATATTTGGGCTGTTTTCCGAAATTATTTGATTAAGGCGAAGCTGACAGGAAGCACGAATTTTCAAAAACAGATTGATTGGGTGGATAAAATCATCGAGAAGGAAAAAGAAGTGTATAAGAAGCTAACCAGCTATTTCTAGACTCGATAAGTGATTGAGGTGCTTGAACAAATGAGTATGACAGAAGCACATATAATTGGTTTGGCATCCGTTTTTAATGTAAAAGGAGTATCAACCCAAGAGCTACCGCTAGCTGCCCAGTTGGATCATGTGTGCAGTAGCATTCCGGGGGAGATATTTCCGAGCGATGAAGTCATTTCATATCAAGGAATTCCTTTTGCCTTCCCATTAACTGAAACAGTTCACTATGATGTTATAGGCTGCGATGGTCAAATCGTTGCGGTAAACGCTCCAAGCTCTTTTCAAACATTAGCTTTTCTAGGTTTTTCTCTTTTCGGCGACTATCAGGACAAGTTTACAATTCAATATGTTGATGGAACAGAAGAAGAGGTGCGATTTGGTTTGACTAACTGGAAACAGTATAAACCTGGAACACCATTGTTTGGGGAGCATATAGCAATGTCCCTCCCTTATTATGTGGAGAAAATGATTCCTACTGAACTACCAAGAACCATTTGGTTACAGAAAGTAGCTCTTCGACATTCAGGGCACATCAAGCAAGTTATACTGCCAAGCAATCCCTACCTGATTGTCATTGCTCTTACTCTGTGTAACGTCTAGAGTCTAAACCTTGGAAAGGAAGCGTACAGCAATGAAAGTGGAACCATTTGCACCTGAAAGGAAAGCAACGTATTATTCCATTTGTCTGCACGTCATCCTGCACGAACGATTAAGGCATGAGGGGATGACCAGTTTTCTTAGCTTACATCCTAATCTTGAGATGTATGGTGTAACGGTTTATTCCAAGAAAAAAGACGTAATCACCATGCAATATGGTTTATGGGATGAATATATCGATTCTTTTCGTTTAAGCAAGCTAGGCTATGGAGTTAGCCCTGAGCATATGGGGTATCGGGTAGAGAACATATCGTTTGAAACCTATGAAGAAGGGAAGCTTGCTATCCTTCAAAACATTCAGAAGCAGCAGCTTTCGTTGATTACCGGAACCTATTACCATCTTCCTTACAGTTCTTATTATCAGAGTGACAAGTATCTTACGGATTACAATACTCTCCATCCTGGGGTCATTAAGCATTGGGTGTCTGTATATGGGCTGGATGAGCAAAGAGCTTGGATTTATGACGGCGTCCCAGGAGATTATGTTGGGGCCATTCAACTTCAGGACTTTGAAGCGTGCTGGCGGGGAGATCGAGGTATTAAGGAATTGGCAAACAATTCGCTGATACAGGGCAAAAAAGAGTATGGGATGCTACAGCTATATCAAACATGCAAAATGGAGCCATGTGACGTACGTAAACTAATGGAGAGTACGGCTGTTACCGTCGCTTTTGAATATATACGTGGGGTTATCATCAGCGAAGATAACGACATACATTACTTTGGCAAAAGTGCAGTTAATCAGTTATTGGAGGACTTTAGTTTCATTCATATGCATGAGGATCAACTAGGAGGAAATCATCTTGCTGACTATGGACAAGCTGTACTGGAAATTAAACTGATGCGTTATTACTATCTGGATTTGCTTAAAGATTTGGTCATGTTGTACGGTTATGTCTATGAAGAAGATCTGGATCGTTTTGAAAAAATTGTAAAGCGATGGGAAGTAATCAGTATTGGTCTGATGAAGCATATTCTGAGACAATCCCCACCTGAAAAGTTTTTAGTAACAACGATTGAGGCAGTAAAGCAAGTGGAGATGCAAGAGGATCACTTCTTTACTGAATTTCTTTACAGGCACTCTCACACTTCTTTACTAGAACCTATAAAAACAATCCAAATATGATCTCCCAAGGAAGGGAGGAAGCTGCTTGATCAACTATGAGGTTTTTGTTGGTAGTACACCTTATACAGCCCTTGTAAAACAAGAAATGCAACAGCTTATGCTGAATATGAATCGTCTGAGAGTCTCTGCCGGGAATCTGGTTGCGATTGCTATCCATGAGCCTATCTCGTGGTTAATTTCCTATTATGCTTGCAAAGAGTTGGGAGCCATTCCTATCATGATCGGAAAGGTTGCCGAATTAGGTAAACAGCTGGAAATAGTCCGAGCTGATTATGTCTGCTATACAACCGATCATTATGAGATACAAATTGAGAAGCTTTCCTTTGTACAGGAAAAGAATGTTCCTAATAACACTGCACTCATATGTAGAACCTCAGGCTCTACTTTAGGGATGCCTAACTATGTAGTGTGGAGCAAAGAGGGGATTGAATATCAGAAACGGGAGACTACACGAGTATTCGGGTATATGAAAGGTGATCGACTCCTCTTCACTTTGCCACTTTGGGGAGCATACGGATTAAGCATTGTGGGAGTTTTAGAACAAAATAGCATGGATTTGGTCCTCCCTGCTAATTTACGACCACGCTCCATACTTGCCTTATTACACGAACAGAAGGTCACATGGGTAGAAAGTGCTCCTTTTTTCTATCAATCCATGCTTCCCTATCTAGTAAAGCAACAGAGAGAGATTGGAGAAGTCGGTGTAAAAGGATGGGGATGTGGAGGAGATTTACTTACCCACGCTTTTGTTCAACAATGGGTGGAGATGACAGGAGTCCCTATATTGGACGGCTATGGATTGACGGAAGCAGGCCCCAATGTTTCACTGAATCGTCCGTATGATTATTGTCAAGGAACGGTTGGCAAACCACTTGTTGGGACAGAGCTTACCTTTTCCAAGGAAGGGGAGCTGTGGGTGCGAAGTCCTTCTGTTATGCTAGGATACTATGCGGATGGGCAAGTAGATGCTTCTGTGCTTGATAAAGGATGGTTGCCTACTGGTGATATGGCAACGAGAGATGAGCAAGGGTACGTAACCATCTTGGGAAGAAAAAAGAATATCATTATTGTCAATGGATATAATGTCAGTCCGGAATATGTAGAAAGAACCATAAGAGAACATAAGGGGATAAAAGACGTAGCTGTTGTGGGAATCTCGCATCCGACACGTGGAAATCGATTGTGTGCTTTTTTGGTTGGGGATGACTCTATTACGAAAAGTGAAATTGACTTATTTGTAAAAGATAGAGTAGATGAGCCGTGTCGACCAAATTTTTATGAAGTGATTGCTGATTTGCCGGTCCTCGCTAATGGAAAGATCGATCGAAATCAATTGCAAGTAAGGGCAGAAGCACGATTTGGTGTAGGAAGTTTGGTGTAGAATGCTTGTGAGGGAATAGGGGATGAAAAACGTCATTCATGATAGAATGACGTTTTTCTAGTGTATACTTGTGTGTTACTACATGCTTTTTCATCTAGAATAGGCATGATTTCCTTGTTCATTTGATAATTAACTAATAGAATCCCTCGTCGTGTTACAGCTTGGGCTTGAACGGTCTGATACCCATGATGTTCGAAAAAGGGTTTAGCAGTAATGCTTGCTTCTGTAGTTATTGTAACAAGTGCACGTTCTCTAGCTTCTCTTTCAATAAAACCCAATAGAGCTGAAGCAATTCCCTGTCTTTGAAAGTCTTTATGGATATAAAGCCTGTCTAAATGACCTTGAGCCGTCATGTCACAAAATCCAACGAGTGTATTTCTTATTTCTGCGACATACGTGCTATTATGACGTAAAGATTCTTGCCAACTGATAACCTTGCTGACTCGTTCGTCTTCTGGAGCCCAAGCATCGAGTTGTTCTTGTGAGTAATCTTGTGCGTTACTAGTATGAACCGTTTCGTAGAAGAGAGAAACCAGTTGCTCGGTATCAGATTCTTTAAACTTTCGAATGATCATAGTTGTCTTCCTTTTCATATGAAGTAAGTAAGAAAAAAGTCTAATGATATGGAAAAAGAAAAAGCAATCTCTTACAATACATTATATGTGATTTGGCGGATGAAAGTTCAAAACTGTCAATAAAAACGAAAATATTAATCGGAATCATTTGAAAATTTGATCTAATAATAGAGAGGTGTAGGAGCTTTGAAACAATCACTTGAGAAGAGACACTCGGCTTTGCGTGATGCTGAGAAAAAAGCAGAGGAGTTATTCATACGGATAGAAGAGAAAGGAATATTACGCGGTGGTGTAACTGAAAAGCAGGTTAATCGGGAGATATATGAATTGGCTTTCCAGATGTTTGGTATCAAAAAATATTGGCATAAACGGATTGTAAGAACGGGGAAAAATACGTTATATCCTTATCGAGAGAATCCTCCAGATTTAACTATATCTGATGAAGATATTATCTTTCTCGATTTTGGCCCTATTTTTGAAGAGTGGGAGGCCGATTTTGGTCGGACCTTCGTTCTCGGAAATGATCCATATAAGATAAAGCTACAAAATGATATTGCTCAAGCTTGGCAGAATGGAAAGGATTATTTTCAATCAAGACCAAACATCACCGGAAGTGAGTTGTTCGAATTTATGTGTCGTCTCGCGGAGGAGTATGGGTGGGAATATGGAGGTCCACACGCCGGTCACCTTATTGGAGAATTCCCACACGAGCGAATTCAAGGGGACGAGGTAGAGAATTACATTCATTCTGAAAATAAGGTTCAGATGAGAGAGCCTGATAAGGATGGCAGACGGCGAGATTGGATCTTAGAGGTGCATTTTATAGATCGTGAGCTTGAAATCGGAGGGTTCTTTGAGCAGTTATTGACAGTTGAATAATATTATAGGGTCTGAGAGTTCCTTGGAAAATAAGCTTGATGCTTGAGCATGTGAAAAAAAAAACAACACAAAGAATAAAGAGCGCTTCAATAAGAAGGACGCTCTTTTTCTTTGTGCATGTTCGTACACCATATGTACTCGAAAATAGTAGCTTACAATCAATTCGCCAACAGCGAAAAGATTAAACCTGAAACAAATTCTACCAAGGACTGAAGCTGATATGACAAAGACTTGCTTAGCTCGCCAAACATGCTACCGTCCATCGATACAACAATGAGAAGCAGGCAGGCGATACATACGGCTTTTTCTACAGGGCCTCCTGTTTTAAAGGCTAGAGGCAATTTTATTCTAGCTTTGCTAAAAGGATAGAATAGCGGCACTCCGGCAACTGTTAATAAATCTCCTACGATATGAAAGAGGTACCCGATCCACAAGCCCAGAAACAAGTTTTCTTTCATGAAGAAGGATAGAGCAAATAAACAGAGCCAGAACGGCAGAGAATGTGTCAGTCCACGATGTCCTAATGTTTTGCTCATCATACGAGAGGTTTTAGATAGCCTCTTACCAATGTAAGATTTAGGATGATCAATGTCAGGCAATAAACTTCCTACAGCAAGTCCTATTACATAGTCTGTTTGAAACGGAATATCTAAAAACTTTGCCACACATATACCAGCCAACGTTGAAAAAGCAATATGTGTTTTATACTTCAAAATGCTCCCCCTCTTACCTACTGCAAACAAAGAGGGATGACTTGTACTACAGGTGATACCTCTCTTTGAATAGCTTTCATTTTTTTGAAAAAAGAGAACTTTTGTTCCCTTCTATAAATACTATCATATTTCTTTGCAGGTGGGCAGTCTTTCTTGAAATGACTGACGACTTTTCAGAAGGGGAACCAGCTATTCTCTCAAAGGGTTGCTTTGTATTGTTGACAGTCTATGCCTTGAAGCGTTTTATGCTTAGATAGAGCGGGGTTCGTATCGTAATGACTTCAGATCAAATTCCGGCACAAGTCCCTCGTTAGCAGCTCGACTCAAGAGGGCAGTCACGGCAGCATATCCATCTTCTCCTAAATCGGCAGTGAATTTGTTTACATACAAATTAATATGAGCTTGAGTTACTGCCGGGTCCATCTCTTGAGCATGGTGCATGATATACTCTCGGGACACTTCTGGATGCGCCCAAGCATA
It includes:
- a CDS encoding aminopeptidase P family protein; this encodes MKQSLEKRHSALRDAEKKAEELFIRIEEKGILRGGVTEKQVNREIYELAFQMFGIKKYWHKRIVRTGKNTLYPYRENPPDLTISDEDIIFLDFGPIFEEWEADFGRTFVLGNDPYKIKLQNDIAQAWQNGKDYFQSRPNITGSELFEFMCRLAEEYGWEYGGPHAGHLIGEFPHERIQGDEVENYIHSENKVQMREPDKDGRRRDWILEVHFIDRELEIGGFFEQLLTVE
- a CDS encoding GNAT family N-acetyltransferase; translation: MIIRKFKESDTEQLVSLFYETVHTSNAQDYSQEQLDAWAPEDERVSKVISWQESLRHNSTYVAEIRNTLVGFCDMTAQGHLDRLYIHKDFQRQGIASALLGFIEREARERALVTITTEASITAKPFFEHHGYQTVQAQAVTRRGILLVNYQMNKEIMPILDEKACSNTQVYTRKTSFYHE
- a CDS encoding long-chain fatty acid--CoA ligase, with the protein product MINYEVFVGSTPYTALVKQEMQQLMLNMNRLRVSAGNLVAIAIHEPISWLISYYACKELGAIPIMIGKVAELGKQLEIVRADYVCYTTDHYEIQIEKLSFVQEKNVPNNTALICRTSGSTLGMPNYVVWSKEGIEYQKRETTRVFGYMKGDRLLFTLPLWGAYGLSIVGVLEQNSMDLVLPANLRPRSILALLHEQKVTWVESAPFFYQSMLPYLVKQQREIGEVGVKGWGCGGDLLTHAFVQQWVEMTGVPILDGYGLTEAGPNVSLNRPYDYCQGTVGKPLVGTELTFSKEGELWVRSPSVMLGYYADGQVDASVLDKGWLPTGDMATRDEQGYVTILGRKKNIIIVNGYNVSPEYVERTIREHKGIKDVAVVGISHPTRGNRLCAFLVGDDSITKSEIDLFVKDRVDEPCRPNFYEVIADLPVLANGKIDRNQLQVRAEARFGVGSLV
- a CDS encoding metal-dependent hydrolase translates to MKYKTHIAFSTLAGICVAKFLDIPFQTDYVIGLAVGSLLPDIDHPKSYIGKRLSKTSRMMSKTLGHRGLTHSLPFWLCLFALSFFMKENLFLGLWIGYLFHIVGDLLTVAGVPLFYPFSKARIKLPLAFKTGGPVEKAVCIACLLLIVVSMDGSMFGELSKSLSYQLQSLVEFVSGLIFSLLAN